The Medicago truncatula cultivar Jemalong A17 chromosome 4, MtrunA17r5.0-ANR, whole genome shotgun sequence genome includes a region encoding these proteins:
- the LOC11428101 gene encoding zinc finger protein 10 — protein MEQDQCWIQTKRKYSMSNSNLASSLTNPSSSCYGDSWEEQAFAEDAAAGSLGGCIWPPRSYSCSFCRREFRSAQALGGHMNVHRKDRARLKQQPQNDQILYHNHHHHHHHELEIATHHVQNPLIQNVYNNNLFPNSPSCGLVYNKTNPNSHLDHFVSSTSSPSSASKALFGDETLISPFNSSESWLNLPGNDILCSTKFQLAVDNFDQKVSKGIIDARFRDKGGNDDESDVAMSLNLVLCRTHPLVEFESTKEEDFNCKKRKIDSSSNQLFSNSSTFDKQQNMQAKMFEFNPNSIEEVDLELRLGTRSKV, from the coding sequence ATGGAACAGGATCAATGTTGGATTCAAACAAAGAGAAAGTACTCAATGAGTAATTCAAATCTTGCTAGTTCACTAACTaacccttcttcttcttgttaTGGTGATTCATGGGAAGAACAAGCTTTTGCTGAAGATGCAGCTGCAGGGTCACTTGGAGGATGTATATGGCCACCAAGATCATATTCTTGTAGCTTTTGTAGAAGAGAGTTTAGGTCAGCACAAGCATTAGGTGGACATATGAATGTTCATAGAAAAGATAGAGCAAGACTCAAACAACAACCACAAAATGATCAAattctttatcataatcatcatcatcaccatcatcacgAGCTTGAAATCGCGACTCATCATGTTCAAAATCCACTTATTCaaaatgtttataataataACCTATTCCCTAATTCTCCTTCTTGTGGTTTGGTTTATAATAAaactaaccctaattctcaTCTTGATCATTTTGTATCTTCAACTTCATCCCCTTCGTCGGCTTCTAAGGCTTTATTCGGAgatgaaaccctaatttctccTTTCAACTCTTCTGAATCATGGCTGAATTTACCTGGAAATGATATATTATGTTCAACAAAGTTTCAACTTGCTGTtgataattttgatcaaaaagTCTCCAAAGGTATAATAGATGCTAGGTTTCGAGATAAAGGGGGAAACGACGATGAAAGTGATGTAGCTATGAGCTTGAATTTGGTTTTGTGTAGAACTCATCCACTTGTTGAATTTGAGAGTACTAAAGAAGAAGATTTCAATTGCAAGAAGAGGAAAATAGATTCTTCATCAAATCAATTATTCTCTAACTCAAGCACCTTtgataaacaacaaaatatgcAAGCAAAGATGTTTGAGTTCAACCCTAATTCAATTGAGGAGGTAGATCTGGAGTTAAGGCTTGGTACAAGGTCCAAGGTATAG